The Chaetodon trifascialis isolate fChaTrf1 chromosome 16, fChaTrf1.hap1, whole genome shotgun sequence genome includes a region encoding these proteins:
- the serpinh1a gene encoding serpin H1a produces the protein MWVTNFLALVLLATSASAATSASADKVLSNHATILADNSAKLAFSLYQNMAKEKDAENILISPVVVASSLGLVALGGKATTASQVKTILNVAKVKDEQLHSGLAELLTEVSDQKTRNVTWKISNRLYGPSSVTFVDDFVKSSKKHYNCDHSKINFRDKKSAVNSINEWAAKSTDGKLPEVTKDVEKTDGAMIINAMFFKPHWNEQFHHKMVDNRGFMVSRSYTISVQMMHRTGVYDFYDDKTNELIILSMPLAHKKSTVVFIMPHQVETLARLEKMLTKKQLDTWMGKLQQTAVAVSLPKVSMEVSHNLQKNLGELGLTEAVDKSKADLSNISGKKDLYLSSVFHASALEWDTDGNEIDTSIFGTDKLKNPKLFYADHPFIFLVKDQKTNSILFIGRMVRPKGEKMRDEL, from the exons ATGTGGGTAACAAACTTTCTAGCCCTGGTCCTCCTGGccacttcagcttcagctgccaCCTCGGCTTCAGCAGACAAGGTCCTGAGTAACCATGCCACCATCCTGGCTGACAATAGTGCAAAATTGGCTTTCAGTCTCTACCAAAACATGGCGAAGGaaaaagatgcagaaaacaTTCTCATTTCCCCCGTGGTAGTGGCCTCCTCGCTGGGTCTGGTAGCTCTTGGAGGCAAAGCCACCACTGCCTCTCAGGTGAAAACCATTCTGAATGTGGCTAAAGTTAAAGACGAGCAGCTGCACTCGGGTCTAGCTGAGCTCTTGACAGAGGTGAGCGACCAAAAGACCCGTAATGTCACCTGGAAGATTAGCAACCGTCTGTACGGACCCAGCTCTGTCACCTTTGTTGATGATTTTGTCAAGAGCAGCAAAAAGCACTATAACTGTGACCACTCCAAGATAAACTTCAGAGACAAGAAGAGTGCTGTGAACTCAATCAACGAGTGGGCGGCCAAGTCTACTGATGGCAAACTGCCTGAGGTCACCAAGGATGTAGAAAAGACTGATGGGGCAATGATCATCAACGCTATGTTTTTCAAAC ctcaCTGGAATGAGCAGTTCCATCATAAGATGGTGGACAACCGTGGATTTATGGTGTCCCGTAGCTACACCATTTCAGTACAGATGATGCACCGCACAG GTGTCTATGACTTCTATGATGACAAAACCAATGAGCTGATCATCTTGAGCATGCCTTTGGCTCATAAGAAGTCCACTGTGGTGTTCATCATGCCCCACCAAGTGGAAACTCTGGCAAGACTGGAGAAGATGCTGACCAAGAAGCAGCTGGATACATGGATGGgcaagctgcagcagacagcagtaGCCGTGTCTCTGCCCAAAGTCAGCATGGAAGTCAGTCACAACCTGCAG AAAAACCTCGGGGAGTTGGGCCTGACAGAGGCTGTGGACAAATCCAAAGCTGACTTGTCCAACATCTCTGGGAAGAAGGACCTCTACCTGTCCAGTGTGTTCCATGCCTCTGCATTGGAATGGGACACTGATGGAAATGAAATTGACACCAGCATCTTTGGCACAGACAAGCTGAAAAACCCTAAACTGTTCTATGCTGACCACCCTTTCATCTTCCTGGTGAAGGACCAGAAGACAAACTCTATCCTGTTCATTGGCAGGATGGTCAGGCCAAAGGGTGAAAAGATGAGAGATGAATTGTAA